In Stenotrophomonas sp. 610A2, one DNA window encodes the following:
- a CDS encoding SphA family protein: MDDRRYLPMCIAALLSAAAPVHALDLALPGVNTGATSFEDGGGGIGHFFQTSNSRFEASRSYDADGERRPINYHRELWIARLHYAYTSPHEALGGTLGAEVIVPLLDLDLNLGPAHMRGSGVSNPGIGAYVQWRDKRLLGRRFDSRLALGMSLPIGDYDRDAKVNAGTDYYSFNPYYAFTWRSSEAWEISGRFMYLWNGSSNDPEARVHAAFGEPVRRVQPGQAFHYNLSASYALNAHWRVGVAMYQLQQTSADRINGHAQADSKEQLFGVGPGVQWRGGPHRVIGNAYAEGLARNRAAGSQLVLRYMYVWR, encoded by the coding sequence ATGGACGACCGCAGGTACTTGCCCATGTGTATCGCCGCATTGCTGTCGGCCGCAGCGCCCGTCCACGCCTTGGACCTGGCCCTGCCAGGGGTGAATACCGGCGCAACCAGCTTCGAGGATGGCGGCGGCGGTATTGGCCATTTCTTCCAGACCAGCAACAGCCGCTTTGAAGCCAGCCGCAGCTATGATGCCGATGGCGAACGCCGCCCGATCAACTACCACCGCGAGCTTTGGATCGCCCGCCTGCACTATGCCTATACCAGCCCACACGAAGCCCTTGGCGGCACGTTGGGTGCCGAAGTCATCGTGCCACTGCTCGACCTGGACCTGAACCTCGGGCCAGCCCATATGCGCGGCAGCGGCGTCAGCAACCCCGGCATCGGCGCTTATGTGCAATGGCGTGACAAGCGCCTGCTGGGCCGGCGGTTTGACTCGCGGTTAGCACTGGGAATGTCGCTGCCGATTGGCGATTATGATCGCGACGCCAAGGTCAATGCCGGCACCGACTACTACAGTTTCAACCCCTACTACGCCTTCACCTGGCGCAGCAGCGAGGCATGGGAAATCAGTGGCCGCTTCATGTACCTGTGGAATGGCAGCAGCAATGACCCGGAAGCCCGCGTGCACGCGGCGTTCGGGGAGCCGGTGCGGCGCGTGCAACCTGGCCAGGCCTTCCACTACAACCTCAGCGCGTCCTATGCATTGAATGCGCACTGGAGGGTTGGCGTGGCCATGTATCAGCTGCAGCAGACCAGTGCGGACCGCATCAACGGCCATGCCCAGGCTGACTCCAAGGAACAATTGTTCGGCGTGGGCCCTGGCGTGCAGTGGCGCGGCGGGCCGCATCGCGTCATCGGCAATGCCTATGCCGAAGGCTTGGCCAGGAACCGCGCCGCTGGCTCACAGCTGGTCCTTCGTTACATGTACGTGTGGCGCTGA
- a CDS encoding SDR family oxidoreductase, with protein sequence MKFEVQGRIAVVTGGSSGIGLETVRLLLAHRARVAFCGRDPQRLAQAESMLRREYPDAELLAYGGDVLDRGSMQEFANAVHARFGGADMLINNAGQGRVASLAETTEQDWLEETRLKLFGVLHPLQAFLPQLEISDCASVTCVNSLLALQPEPHMIATSAARAALLNLTHSLAQEFVGRGIRVNSILLGMVESGQWRRRYESRSDTDLDWNDWTARIAARRGIPMGRMGRPQEPARALLFLASPLASYTTGSCIDVSGGFNRQV encoded by the coding sequence ATGAAATTCGAAGTCCAGGGACGCATCGCGGTAGTCACCGGTGGCTCCTCCGGCATTGGCCTGGAGACGGTCCGTCTGCTGCTGGCACACCGCGCGCGCGTGGCCTTCTGCGGCCGTGATCCGCAACGGCTGGCACAGGCTGAAAGCATGCTTCGGCGCGAGTATCCCGATGCCGAACTGCTGGCCTATGGCGGCGACGTTCTTGACCGCGGCAGCATGCAGGAATTCGCCAACGCTGTGCATGCGCGCTTCGGCGGCGCCGACATGCTGATCAACAACGCCGGCCAAGGCCGCGTGGCATCGCTGGCCGAGACCACCGAGCAGGATTGGCTGGAGGAAACGCGACTCAAGCTGTTCGGTGTACTGCATCCGTTGCAGGCCTTCCTGCCACAGCTGGAAATCAGTGACTGCGCCTCGGTGACCTGCGTGAACTCGCTGCTCGCACTGCAACCGGAGCCGCACATGATTGCCACCTCCGCCGCCCGTGCCGCGCTGCTCAATCTCACCCACTCGCTCGCGCAGGAGTTTGTTGGCAGGGGCATCCGGGTCAACTCCATCCTGCTGGGCATGGTCGAATCCGGCCAATGGCGGCGCCGCTACGAAAGCCGCAGCGACACCGACCTTGATTGGAACGACTGGACCGCCCGCATCGCCGCGCGGCGCGGCATACCGATGGGCCGCATGGGTCGCCCGCAGGAACCTGCACGTGCCCTGCTGTTTCTCGCCTCACCGCTCGCCTCGTACACCACCGGCAGTTGCATCGATGTCTCAGGCGGCTTCAACCGCCAGGTTTGA
- a CDS encoding MFS transporter — MQARSARWCGVTTLLVIVAISFIDRMNIALMVTDSHFLQHFGMVAEDRASQAALSTAFMVGYGLSAFVLTPFCAALLGVRRSLILGLILWGGVTLLSPSFDSYAMLLLSRVLLGVSEGPLFGLASSYIKAYFEGHENGKPNSLVNMGTGLGLAIGMPLISSLIAMLDWQGAFHVLGLINLLIGLPLVLAYIHMPTLAVYQQRPDSLRDMVTQVRQIFSGALQTRYLLMITLLTAAYLAYLWGSVSWLPTYLKEARGFALREMGWLGSLPQYAMIGGVLLSGFVIDRIPRRQVPLIFVVGSIGVAIAVFMALNVDDKYMAVWSLVVAGVFCGIQTPPLPSTVQYYSQPQHVASAMSITNGTGALVSAFMPLVMGKVMMLMTDSGASQHASLSAGFAVLIGTQLVILVCGWVLWLRERRSAQMHAMPISRTTASDT, encoded by the coding sequence ATGCAGGCACGAAGTGCTCGCTGGTGCGGCGTCACCACATTGCTGGTGATCGTCGCCATTTCATTCATCGATCGCATGAACATTGCGTTGATGGTCACGGATTCGCATTTTCTGCAGCACTTCGGCATGGTCGCCGAAGACCGGGCCAGCCAGGCCGCGCTCAGTACCGCGTTCATGGTTGGCTATGGACTGTCTGCATTTGTGCTGACCCCCTTCTGTGCAGCGCTGCTGGGAGTACGTCGCAGCCTGATACTTGGGCTGATCCTCTGGGGCGGCGTCACCCTGCTGTCGCCCTCATTCGACAGCTATGCGATGTTGCTGCTTTCGCGCGTTCTGCTGGGCGTATCCGAGGGACCGTTGTTTGGCTTGGCATCCTCCTACATCAAGGCCTATTTCGAGGGCCACGAGAACGGCAAACCAAATTCATTGGTCAACATGGGAACCGGGCTTGGCCTGGCCATCGGCATGCCGCTGATCAGCAGCCTGATCGCGATGCTGGATTGGCAAGGCGCGTTCCACGTGTTGGGCCTGATCAACCTGCTGATCGGCTTGCCGCTGGTACTGGCCTACATCCACATGCCAACGCTGGCGGTCTACCAGCAACGTCCCGACTCCTTGCGCGACATGGTCACGCAGGTGCGACAGATCTTCAGCGGTGCCTTGCAAACAAGGTACCTGCTGATGATCACGCTGCTGACTGCCGCATACCTTGCCTACCTCTGGGGCAGCGTCAGCTGGTTGCCCACCTATCTGAAGGAAGCACGCGGCTTCGCCCTGCGCGAAATGGGTTGGCTTGGATCACTGCCACAGTACGCGATGATCGGCGGCGTGCTGCTCAGTGGCTTCGTCATCGACCGCATACCGCGCAGGCAGGTACCGCTGATCTTCGTGGTTGGCAGCATCGGCGTCGCCATTGCGGTGTTCATGGCGCTCAACGTCGACGACAAGTACATGGCGGTATGGAGCCTGGTGGTTGCCGGTGTGTTCTGTGGTATCCAGACCCCGCCTTTGCCCAGCACCGTGCAGTACTACTCGCAGCCACAGCACGTAGCAAGCGCGATGAGCATCACCAACGGAACCGGCGCGCTGGTCTCCGCCTTCATGCCCTTGGTGATGGGCAAAGTGATGATGCTGATGACCGACAGCGGCGCCTCGCAGCATGCAAGTTTGAGCGCGGGCTTTGCCGTGCTGATCGGCACCCAGCTGGTGATCCTTGTCTGTGGCTGGGTGCTGTGGCTGCGCGAACGCCGCAGTGCACAGATGCATGCGATGCCGATATCGCGGACCACCGCCAGCGATACCTGA
- a CDS encoding aldehyde dehydrogenase: MSIHMMPLIEHDIAVGGQWRQGRGALMHSLFPADQSVNAQLHAADLSDVEDAVNAAELAWRAPAWRDLPAHQRAAVLYRVADLIAARREPLARLQTRDNGKPLAESRALVDSAAATARYFGAVCETLDGELPAPRSADFISLSSYEPIGVIGAITPWNSPIASEMQKIAPALAAGNAVVLKPAEATPLAALALARLFEEAGLPPGLLSVLPGRGSVIGEAIARHPLVRKISFTGGTSTGRHLAHVAADKLIPTSLELGGKSPTIVLDDADIELAVQGVAYGIYSSAGQACIAGSRLFVHRSRYAGFIERLEEVARGLRIGHPEHEGVHLGPLISHAHRDSVAAYVASALADGGRLRFGGSPPADSNLDAGSYYLPTLIEDLPADARACREEIFGPVLIAQPFDDEDALVAQANGSVFGLAAGIWTGDYRRALQLAKRLEAGTVWINTYKKFSISTPFGGFKESGLGREKGRQGLLAYMQQKSIYLGLERTPMGWSR; encoded by the coding sequence ATGAGCATCCACATGATGCCGCTGATCGAACATGACATCGCGGTGGGCGGGCAATGGCGGCAAGGCCGCGGCGCGTTGATGCACTCACTGTTCCCCGCCGACCAGAGTGTCAATGCGCAGCTGCATGCAGCCGACCTCAGCGATGTCGAGGACGCTGTGAATGCTGCGGAGCTTGCCTGGCGCGCCCCGGCATGGCGGGACCTGCCAGCGCACCAGCGCGCGGCCGTGCTCTACCGCGTCGCCGACCTGATCGCCGCGCGGCGCGAGCCGCTGGCACGCTTGCAGACCCGCGACAATGGCAAGCCGCTGGCCGAATCCCGCGCCTTGGTTGACAGTGCGGCCGCCACGGCCCGCTACTTCGGCGCCGTCTGCGAGACCCTGGATGGCGAGCTTCCCGCACCACGCAGCGCGGATTTCATCAGCCTCAGCAGTTATGAGCCGATTGGCGTGATTGGCGCGATCACACCGTGGAACTCACCCATCGCCAGCGAGATGCAGAAGATCGCACCCGCGCTGGCTGCCGGCAACGCGGTAGTACTCAAACCTGCCGAGGCGACCCCTTTGGCAGCATTGGCACTGGCCCGGTTGTTTGAGGAAGCGGGCTTGCCACCAGGCCTGCTCAGCGTCCTGCCCGGGCGCGGATCCGTCATCGGCGAGGCCATTGCCCGACATCCGCTGGTGCGCAAGATCTCCTTCACCGGCGGCACCAGTACCGGCCGCCACCTTGCGCATGTTGCGGCCGACAAGCTGATCCCGACCTCGCTTGAGCTTGGCGGCAAATCGCCGACCATCGTGCTCGACGACGCCGACATCGAACTGGCCGTGCAAGGTGTTGCCTACGGCATCTACAGCTCGGCCGGGCAGGCCTGCATCGCAGGCTCCCGTCTGTTCGTGCACCGCTCGCGCTACGCGGGTTTCATCGAGCGTCTGGAGGAAGTCGCGCGTGGTCTGCGCATTGGTCATCCCGAGCACGAGGGCGTGCACCTGGGCCCGTTGATCAGCCATGCCCATCGCGACAGCGTTGCCGCCTATGTGGCTTCGGCATTGGCCGACGGTGGACGCCTGCGCTTTGGCGGCAGCCCGCCGGCCGACAGCAACCTGGATGCTGGCAGCTATTACCTGCCCACTTTGATCGAGGACCTTCCAGCAGACGCCCGCGCCTGCCGCGAGGAGATATTCGGCCCGGTCCTGATCGCCCAGCCCTTCGACGACGAAGACGCGCTGGTGGCGCAAGCCAACGGCAGCGTCTTCGGGCTTGCGGCCGGCATCTGGACCGGTGATTACCGCCGCGCCCTGCAGCTGGCCAAACGCCTGGAGGCAGGAACGGTGTGGATCAACACCTACAAGAAGTTCTCCATCTCAACGCCGTTCGGCGGCTTCAAGGAGAGCGGACTGGGCCGCGAAAAAGGCCGCCAAGGCCTGCTCGCCTACATGCAACAGAAGAGCATTTATCTGGGACTGGAACGTACCCCCATGGGATGGAGCCGATGA
- a CDS encoding aspartate dehydrogenase, which translates to MTRTCSKRILLIGYGAMAREVVARLPEGVSVAWVIVPAEFQQALAAELEPRGIAVLGDINQLQAVPDLVLECAGHAALSVHGVPALQRGWRLAVVSVGALADTALYQQLLQAARSGGASMQLLSGAVAGMDGLAAAREAGLDEVVYISRKAPASWRGSAAEQMIDLDSVTEPRVFFEGTAGEAAHAFPANANVAATIALNGMGMDATRVLLMVDPHTRRNTHRIHARGAFGEMTIELAAHPLPSNPKTSMLAALSAVRACRQLLEPVA; encoded by the coding sequence ATGACCCGCACCTGCAGTAAACGCATCCTGTTGATCGGCTACGGCGCAATGGCGCGTGAAGTCGTCGCGCGCTTGCCCGAAGGCGTGAGCGTGGCATGGGTGATCGTGCCCGCCGAGTTCCAACAAGCGCTGGCCGCTGAACTCGAGCCACGGGGTATCGCTGTACTTGGCGACATCAACCAGTTGCAAGCAGTGCCGGATCTGGTGCTGGAATGCGCCGGCCACGCTGCACTGTCCGTGCATGGCGTTCCAGCCCTGCAGCGTGGCTGGCGGTTGGCCGTCGTCTCGGTGGGAGCACTGGCCGACACTGCCCTCTACCAGCAACTGCTGCAGGCAGCACGCAGCGGCGGCGCTTCCATGCAGCTGCTCTCCGGCGCTGTCGCTGGCATGGATGGACTCGCTGCTGCACGGGAAGCCGGTCTGGACGAAGTGGTCTACATTTCACGCAAGGCCCCCGCCAGCTGGCGCGGCTCGGCGGCCGAGCAGATGATCGACCTCGACAGCGTTACCGAACCCCGCGTGTTCTTCGAAGGCACAGCCGGCGAAGCCGCGCATGCCTTCCCGGCCAATGCAAACGTGGCCGCGACCATCGCACTCAACGGCATGGGCATGGATGCGACCCGGGTGCTGCTGATGGTGGACCCGCATACCCGTCGCAACACTCATCGCATCCATGCACGCGGTGCATTCGGCGAGATGACCATCGAGTTGGCCGCGCATCCGCTGCCCAGCAACCCCAAAACATCGATGCTGGCTGCGCTCAGCGCCGTGCGCGCCTGCCGCCAGCTGCTGGAGCCGGTGGCATGA
- a CDS encoding carboxylesterase family protein, with translation MVRILISLCLLALLVGCSTSPTATAGASAEAQGRFVARQLSFEGREFRYQVFVPAASATAEGPRPLLLFLHGSGERGDDGRKPLLAGVGPWLDENRETFPALVVFPQVPEGEEWRGRNARMALAVLDAASAEFAADPRRIYLSGISMGGYGSWELALTRPDQFAALVPICGALRAPRAERPGLVVDQVAAEDDPYQSTVSRLRDVPTWIFHGALDELVPTTDDRAIAAASQRMGANFRYTEYPGVHHNAWDPTYRNPAMWQWLFAQRRPASP, from the coding sequence ATGGTTCGTATCCTGATATCGCTTTGCCTGCTGGCCCTGCTGGTGGGCTGCAGCACCTCGCCCACCGCAACTGCTGGCGCCAGCGCGGAGGCACAAGGTCGGTTTGTTGCCCGCCAGCTGAGTTTCGAGGGTCGCGAGTTCCGCTATCAGGTGTTCGTACCTGCCGCTTCCGCGACTGCGGAAGGCCCTCGCCCCTTGCTGCTGTTCCTGCATGGCTCGGGCGAGCGCGGCGACGATGGCCGCAAACCCCTGCTGGCTGGTGTGGGGCCATGGCTTGACGAGAATCGCGAGACGTTCCCGGCACTGGTGGTATTCCCGCAGGTACCCGAGGGTGAAGAGTGGCGCGGCCGCAATGCGCGCATGGCGCTTGCCGTGCTGGATGCCGCCAGCGCCGAGTTCGCTGCCGATCCGCGCCGCATCTATCTCAGTGGCATCTCGATGGGCGGCTACGGCAGCTGGGAGCTGGCCTTGACCCGTCCCGACCAGTTTGCCGCGCTGGTACCAATCTGCGGTGCGTTGCGCGCGCCGCGTGCCGAACGCCCCGGGCTGGTGGTCGACCAGGTCGCGGCGGAGGACGATCCCTACCAGAGCACGGTCAGCCGCCTGCGCGATGTACCCACCTGGATCTTCCACGGTGCGCTGGATGAGCTGGTGCCCACCACCGATGACCGAGCCATCGCCGCCGCCAGCCAGCGAATGGGCGCGAACTTCCGCTATACCGAGTACCCCGGTGTCCACCACAACGCCTGGGACCCGACCTACCGCAATCCCGCTATGTGGCAGTGGCTGTTCGCTCAACGGCGGCCTGCATCACCATAG
- a CDS encoding cupin domain-containing protein yields MSEQHAAIRTESAASLDERMQPRIARYQSRSYDWDALKFQADYDPKYRRAQMRYMGTGATGVGTDNNTVPSDSFTFSTMVLPAQCEGPLHLHDDVEEVFFILRGKILLTLEENGERFETELGERDLISIPPGIYRGLFNHGQEEALMCVMLGSPKPRIPTYPADHPLSKIKRN; encoded by the coding sequence ATGAGTGAGCAACACGCCGCCATACGCACCGAAAGCGCCGCCAGCCTGGATGAACGCATGCAACCGCGCATCGCCCGCTACCAGAGCAGAAGCTACGACTGGGATGCACTGAAGTTCCAGGCCGACTACGACCCCAAGTACCGCCGCGCGCAGATGCGCTACATGGGTACGGGCGCAACCGGCGTCGGCACGGACAACAACACCGTTCCTTCGGACAGCTTCACATTCTCGACGATGGTCCTTCCAGCCCAGTGCGAAGGCCCACTACACCTGCACGACGACGTCGAAGAGGTGTTCTTCATCCTGCGCGGAAAGATCCTGTTGACCCTTGAGGAAAACGGCGAGCGTTTCGAGACCGAACTGGGCGAGCGCGACCTCATCTCGATACCGCCCGGCATCTACCGCGGCCTGTTCAACCATGGCCAGGAAGAGGCCTTGATGTGCGTGATGCTGGGTTCGCCCAAACCGCGCATCCCAACGTATCCGGCCGATCACCCGTTGTCCAAGATCAAGCGCAACTGA
- a CDS encoding alpha/beta fold hydrolase, whose product MSATASTIAARTASPHWQQRCQIVAGRKISYRECGSGPAVVLLHGIGSGAGSWQLLSTLLTQRLRVIAWDAPGYGDSDGLAEPEPKASDYANALRGLVDALGLHRFVLVGHSLGAMMAAAFAAAYPQHVHVLLLADPAQGYANASAAARARACVERVQLLVSLGPEQYALQRAPGLLRPHPAAEALSAVQDAMRRLRPAGFEQACAMLAHDDIWRYLSKWSGTTRVISGDVDTITPPADVSALALRLKAPLRLLPGAGHASYLDAPASFAKAVLEAARNLPLAKGMP is encoded by the coding sequence ATGTCAGCTACCGCTTCCACCATTGCCGCCCGCACCGCATCGCCGCATTGGCAGCAGCGCTGCCAGATCGTGGCTGGTCGCAAAATCAGCTATCGCGAATGCGGGAGCGGACCCGCAGTGGTATTGCTGCACGGCATTGGTTCCGGCGCCGGCTCGTGGCAGCTGTTGTCGACGCTGCTGACGCAACGGCTGCGGGTGATTGCCTGGGATGCCCCTGGCTACGGCGACAGTGATGGTCTGGCCGAACCAGAGCCCAAGGCAAGCGACTACGCCAATGCATTGCGTGGTCTTGTCGATGCACTGGGACTGCACCGCTTCGTACTTGTCGGGCACTCACTGGGAGCAATGATGGCAGCTGCATTTGCGGCTGCCTATCCGCAACATGTGCATGTGCTGCTGCTTGCAGATCCGGCCCAAGGCTATGCCAATGCTTCGGCGGCAGCACGCGCCCGCGCATGCGTGGAACGCGTGCAACTACTGGTCAGCCTGGGCCCTGAACAGTACGCATTGCAGCGTGCCCCCGGCCTGCTTCGCCCGCATCCGGCCGCCGAAGCCCTGTCGGCCGTACAAGACGCCATGCGACGGCTGCGCCCAGCCGGCTTTGAACAAGCCTGCGCGATGCTCGCCCACGATGACATCTGGCGCTATCTGTCCAAGTGGTCCGGCACCACCCGGGTGATCAGCGGCGACGTCGACACCATCACCCCGCCTGCTGACGTCAGCGCCTTGGCGCTGCGACTGAAGGCGCCGTTGCGACTGCTGCCGGGTGCTGGCCACGCCAGCTATCTGGACGCACCTGCGTCCTTCGCCAAAGCCGTGCTGGAAGCTGCGCGCAACCTGCCCCTTGCCAAAGGAATGCCATGA
- a CDS encoding thiamine pyrophosphate-binding protein — translation MTTEQITLSNDADTRTEAQREDSNERITVAEAIVRVLEAYGVDAVFGVISIHNLPVADAIGRRGKTRFVAARGEAGAAAMADGHGRHSGLGVALTSTGAGAGNAAGALMEALNAGTPLLHITGQVEREYLDRDASFIHETRDQMSLLRGCSKAAFRILHPQQAVAITQRAIQEAMRLPAGPVSIEIPIDVQAARIDVPCTIQRLPLPIPALDVAAVAALAMRLQQAQRPILWVGGGAIGATDAVLRLADLGVPVVSSTHGRGILPDSHPRSLRAFHNATEVARLLAESDLLIVAGSRLRSNETATYSLPLTAKRVQIDIDPAACNRSYPMDAFVLGDCTQVLDLLADALQGAPKRDPLRDRDVCSATIAAEYALREQLGPYATLSDAVRSALPDDGIFVRDITMSGSTWGSRLLNFQQPLQNIHSLAGAIGLALPTAIGCAIANPQRKVLALIGDGGLMLNIGEFATAVQEQLDIVFLVMNDGGYGVMRGIQQKYFGDRQYYNQLHAPDFHALAAAMGMRAWKLDDSRNFDAVLHAAVAHPGPALVEVDMDAIGPLHFAGPPQKKLY, via the coding sequence ATGACAACCGAACAGATCACCCTTTCCAATGATGCAGACACACGCACGGAGGCGCAGCGCGAAGACAGCAACGAACGCATCACCGTCGCCGAAGCGATTGTCCGCGTGCTCGAGGCTTATGGTGTAGATGCCGTGTTTGGCGTCATCTCCATCCACAACCTGCCCGTGGCCGACGCCATCGGCCGACGCGGCAAGACCCGCTTCGTCGCCGCACGTGGCGAAGCCGGCGCTGCGGCGATGGCCGATGGGCACGGCCGCCACAGTGGTCTGGGCGTCGCCCTGACCAGTACTGGCGCTGGCGCCGGCAACGCCGCCGGTGCCTTGATGGAAGCGCTCAACGCCGGCACCCCGCTGCTGCACATCACCGGCCAGGTGGAACGTGAATACCTGGACCGGGATGCCAGTTTCATCCACGAGACCCGCGACCAGATGAGTCTGCTACGCGGCTGCTCCAAAGCAGCATTTCGTATCCTGCATCCGCAACAGGCAGTCGCCATCACCCAGCGCGCCATCCAGGAGGCGATGCGCCTGCCGGCAGGCCCGGTCAGCATCGAGATCCCCATCGATGTGCAGGCGGCCAGAATCGACGTGCCGTGCACCATCCAGCGGCTACCGCTGCCAATCCCCGCACTCGATGTCGCGGCGGTCGCAGCCCTGGCCATGCGTTTGCAACAGGCGCAGCGGCCCATCCTGTGGGTGGGTGGCGGTGCGATCGGCGCTACCGATGCAGTGCTGCGCCTGGCTGACCTCGGCGTTCCGGTTGTCTCGAGTACCCACGGTCGCGGCATCCTGCCGGACAGCCATCCGCGCAGCCTGCGCGCGTTCCACAACGCTACAGAAGTCGCCCGCCTGCTGGCAGAGAGTGATCTGCTGATAGTGGCCGGCTCGCGTCTACGCAGCAACGAGACCGCAACCTACAGCCTGCCACTGACCGCAAAGCGGGTGCAGATCGATATCGACCCGGCGGCCTGCAACCGCAGCTACCCCATGGATGCCTTCGTGCTCGGCGACTGTACACAGGTATTGGACCTGCTGGCCGATGCGCTGCAGGGCGCGCCCAAGCGCGACCCGCTACGCGATCGCGATGTCTGCTCGGCAACTATCGCCGCGGAATACGCACTGCGGGAACAACTCGGCCCTTATGCAACGCTATCGGACGCAGTGCGCAGCGCGCTGCCGGATGACGGCATCTTCGTCCGTGACATCACCATGTCCGGCAGCACCTGGGGCAGTCGCCTGCTCAATTTCCAGCAACCTCTGCAGAACATCCATTCATTGGCCGGCGCGATCGGTCTGGCCCTGCCAACCGCCATCGGCTGCGCCATCGCCAACCCGCAGCGCAAGGTCCTGGCGTTGATCGGCGATGGTGGCCTGATGCTCAACATCGGCGAGTTCGCCACTGCGGTGCAGGAGCAGCTGGATATTGTGTTCCTGGTGATGAACGACGGCGGTTACGGGGTGATGCGCGGCATCCAGCAGAAGTACTTTGGTGACCGCCAGTACTACAACCAGCTGCATGCACCCGACTTCCACGCACTGGCAGCAGCGATGGGCATGCGCGCCTGGAAGCTGGACGACAGCCGGAACTTCGATGCCGTGCTGCACGCAGCGGTCGCGCATCCTGGGCCGGCATTGGTCGAAGTGGACATGGATGCGATCGGCCCCCTGCACTTTGCCGGTCCGCCACAGAAGAAACTGTACTGA
- a CDS encoding NAD(P)/FAD-dependent oxidoreductase: MSTIRNIVIVGGGQAAGWAAKTLRDLGYAQCLGVIADELHDFYERPPLSKEVLSGEREPAQLRLFPQETIDALNLEWHRPRRACSIERQRQQVVLDDGTLVPYDRLLLATGSRPRLPDPRWAQIEGVVVLRNVDDALALRQRLQSSRRMAVIGGGWIGLEVAAMARARGIEVTVYERGPSLCGRSIGADVAAHLATLHREQDITLRLDCGELRLSQTDSGIELNSEYGAQTYDTVLVGAGAQLNTELAQAAGLKMDHGIVVDGSGRSSDPAIYAAGDIAQHPIHGLCVQSWANAQNQGIASARGMLGLEANYDDVPWLWSDQHGMNIQILGLHSQDNTCVRRAGDDGRDIYFQLDAQHRLQHMVAFGDARAIKLGRRWMAASRPLNASDLANPDYDLMALR, from the coding sequence ATGAGCACTATTCGCAACATCGTCATCGTCGGTGGCGGCCAGGCGGCAGGTTGGGCGGCAAAGACGCTGCGTGACCTGGGCTATGCGCAGTGCCTGGGTGTAATCGCCGATGAACTTCACGATTTCTACGAACGCCCGCCATTGTCCAAGGAAGTGTTGAGCGGTGAGCGCGAGCCGGCGCAACTGCGTCTGTTCCCACAGGAAACCATCGACGCGCTGAACCTGGAGTGGCACAGGCCACGCCGCGCATGCAGCATCGAACGGCAGCGCCAGCAGGTGGTTCTGGATGACGGAACCCTGGTGCCATACGACCGCCTGTTGCTGGCGACGGGAAGCCGTCCGCGCCTGCCTGATCCACGATGGGCGCAGATTGAAGGCGTTGTGGTACTGCGCAACGTCGACGACGCGCTCGCCCTGCGCCAGCGCCTGCAAAGCAGCCGGCGCATGGCCGTCATCGGCGGTGGCTGGATAGGCCTGGAGGTCGCCGCAATGGCGCGCGCGCGCGGCATTGAGGTCACCGTCTACGAACGTGGACCTAGCTTATGTGGCCGCAGCATCGGTGCTGACGTCGCTGCACATCTGGCCACCCTGCATCGCGAGCAGGACATCACGTTGCGACTGGATTGCGGCGAACTTCGTCTCTCGCAGACCGATAGCGGCATTGAGCTCAACTCGGAGTACGGCGCACAGACTTACGATACGGTGCTGGTTGGCGCTGGTGCCCAACTCAATACCGAGTTGGCACAGGCCGCAGGCCTGAAGATGGATCATGGCATCGTCGTGGATGGCAGCGGCCGCAGCAGCGATCCAGCCATCTACGCAGCCGGTGACATCGCCCAGCATCCGATCCACGGCCTCTGCGTGCAGTCCTGGGCCAACGCGCAGAACCAGGGTATCGCCTCTGCACGCGGCATGTTGGGCCTGGAAGCGAACTATGACGACGTGCCCTGGCTCTGGTCTGATCAGCACGGCATGAACATCCAGATCCTCGGCCTGCATTCCCAGGACAATACCTGCGTCCGTCGCGCAGGCGACGATGGCCGGGACATCTACTTTCAACTCGACGCGCAGCATCGTCTGCAACACATGGTGGCCTTCGGCGACGCGCGCGCCATCAAGCTCGGGCGACGCTGGATGGCAGCCTCACGCCCATTGAACGCCAGCGACCTGGCCAACCCTGACTATGACTTGATGGCGTTGCGCTGA